tagctgctgcatgatGTAAATAAACTaatttctctccccctctatctccgtAGCGATGACCACGGTATCCATGGAGCCCCTGCTGGTCCTGATGGAGCTGATCCCCAACGCCACCGACCCGCCTTTAGACTCCACCCCTTCCTCTCCCGAAGACACCGCCGCCACCTTCACAATAGGCTGTATTCTCTCCCTCATGTGTCTGGTCGGCGTCTCCGGAAACATCTACACCCTCGTGGTCATGTGTCAATCCATGCGTTTCGCGGCGTCCATGTATATTTACATCATCAACTTAGCCCTGGCTGACCTCCTCTATCTGTTGACCATTCCGTTCGTGGTCTGCACGTACTTCCTGAAAGGTTGGTATTTTGGCGATGCTGGGTGCAGGATTCTAATCAGCATGGATTTTCTGACGATGCACGCCAGCATTTTCACGCTGACCATCATGAGCACGGAGAGATACTTTGCCGTGCTGAAACCGCTGGACACAGTCAAGCGGTCCAAGAGCTACCGCAAAGCCATTGCGGTGCTTGTATGGGTGGCTTCCCTGGTCCTGACTTTACCAATGATTCTCAGTATTCAGATGATGAAGGTGGGGAGCAAGGCCATGTGCCAGCCGACTATCTCACCGCTGTCCTATAAGGTGTACATCACCTTCCTGTTCTGTACCAGTATTGTGGCTCCGGGGATGATCATTGGCTTTCTCTACATCGGGCTGGCTCGTACCTACTGGATCTCACAGACAGAAACCTTCAAACAGACCAAGAAACTACCCAACCAAAAGGTCAGTCAATTAAAGTCAATTAAACTAAGTATCTTTATGTCAATCAAACTAAATATCTCCCTCGGTCTTACCATTATTTAGATATGTCAAAGGAATATCCTTTGGTAAAACAAATACATGTGATTGCTGTATTCATGTAAATCCCTGTCCTGTAGGTATTCTAGCTGATCTATATCTAACTCCATCTTGTGTTTCTCTATCCTCTAGGTCCTCTATCTGATCTTCACCATTGTACTGCTGTTCTGGGCCTGTTTCCTGCCCTTctggatctggcagctcctgggtCAGTTCcagccctccatccatctctccaccaAGTCCAAGCGCAACATCAACTACTTGACCACCTGTCTCACCTACTCCAACAGCTGCATCAACCCTTTCCTCTACACGCTGCTCACCAAGAACTACAAGGAGTACCTGCGGAAGCGCCAGCGCACCTGGACCGCGGGTAGCTACTTCAACCGATGGAACCGGTTCCAGCGATCACCCAGGAGGTCGCTGTCCTCCAGCAGCCAGCAGTGCACGGAGAGCTTCGTGCTCACGCACACGCCGTCTCTGCGCACCACGCACAACAGCAGCCTGTGAGGTATAGGAGAAGATGTTTCTGGTCTTGGTCTTTATCTCCACATGTCTGCTACCCATTTACGGTGACGTACAGATGATCGCATCTTAACTTAATCACAGAGAATTTTGCTGATGCACCAGGAAATTCAAATTAGCCTCGTGATTGGCTGAAAATGagcagttctctttctctccacgcGGGGCAGTTGAGTCATTGGGATCAGGGCTTGCTATCAAAATTACGTTATCTCTCACTCGCTCAAACTCTAGGCTTAGGTCTCATTGCTTCAacattaaaatgtaaaaaaggtatctgaaatgcagccatacacatcaacaactgttATTTTATACAGCTTTATAACACAAGATAGATATTGCTCTCCATTAGGCTACGACATACACGTGTCTAGTGTATCCGAAAGATACAAATGAACTCAGCCGTGGCCTGGTCTAGAGGTTAAGGTTGCTGCCTTCAGTATACAGGTTTTCCATGTCGATTCTGGCCCATTCCCTTCTGGTAGAAATAACTCGATCCCCCAAATAACTTGATGTAGTTACATATTTCGAATATGGACAGTCCAGGGttattttcaacaacaacaaaattgtcACGTGCGGCGAATACAAAAGGTTTAGACATTACCGTGAAATGATTACCTGTGAGCCCTTTCCGAATGATGCAGAGTTCAAAAGTAAGAATAAATGTTTTGCAAATGAgctctaaaaatatatatataatatcacaataaaataacaataatgagtaccggtaccgagtcaatgtgcagaggaatgaggtagttgaggtaatatgtacatgtaggtagggggaaAAGTGACtgggcaatcaggatagataataaacagaatagCAGCAGCGTCTTTGAAGAGTGTGAAAGAGTGTCTATGAGTAAATGTGGGTGGCATCAATATTCATGTGTGTGAgccaacagttgaagtcggaagtt
This genomic stretch from Salvelinus namaycush isolate Seneca chromosome 4, SaNama_1.0, whole genome shotgun sequence harbors:
- the LOC120045415 gene encoding urotensin-2 receptor-like — its product is MTTVSMEPLLVLMELIPNATDPPLDSTPSSPEDTAATFTIGCILSLMCLVGVSGNIYTLVVMCQSMRFAASMYIYIINLALADLLYLLTIPFVVCTYFLKGWYFGDAGCRILISMDFLTMHASIFTLTIMSTERYFAVLKPLDTVKRSKSYRKAIAVLVWVASLVLTLPMILSIQMMKVGSKAMCQPTISPLSYKVYITFLFCTSIVAPGMIIGFLYIGLARTYWISQTETFKQTKKLPNQKVLYLIFTIVLLFWACFLPFWIWQLLGQFQPSIHLSTKSKRNINYLTTCLTYSNSCINPFLYTLLTKNYKEYLRKRQRTWTAGSYFNRWNRFQRSPRRSLSSSSQQCTESFVLTHTPSLRTTHNSSL